The following are encoded together in the Pseudomonas sp. IB20 genome:
- the rpsU gene encoding 30S ribosomal protein S21, with translation MPAVKVKENEPFDVALRRFKRSCEKAGVLAEVRSREFYEKPTSERKRKAAAAVKRHAKKVQREQRRAVRLY, from the coding sequence ATGCCAGCCGTCAAAGTAAAAGAGAACGAACCCTTCGACGTAGCTCTGCGTCGTTTCAAGCGCTCCTGCGAAAAAGCCGGTGTTCTGGCTGAAGTTCGTAGCCGCGAATTTTATGAGAAGCCAACTTCTGAGCGTAAGCGTAAAGCAGCAGCCGCTGTTAAGCGTCACGCTAAGAAAGTTCAGCGCGAGCAGCGCCGCGCCGTTCGTCTGTACTAA
- the plsY gene encoding glycerol-3-phosphate 1-O-acyltransferase PlsY, producing MFWSLAILAYLLGSLSFAILLSRLTGNPDPRMSGSGNAGATNMLRLAGKKLAVLTLLGDICKGLLPVLIASLAGLTLQQQAWVGVCAVLGHLFPLYFRFRGGKGVATAAGMLLGIYPPAALLAVLAWLLTFYLTRTSSLAALIATPLTLPLLAWQAPAALLPMSVLTLLIVWRHRGNLRDLFAGRERHF from the coding sequence ATGTTTTGGTCACTGGCGATTCTCGCCTACCTGCTCGGCTCGCTGTCCTTCGCCATTTTGCTCAGCCGCCTGACGGGAAATCCCGACCCGCGAATGAGTGGCTCAGGCAATGCCGGTGCCACCAACATGTTGCGCCTGGCCGGCAAAAAACTCGCCGTACTGACGCTGCTGGGCGACATCTGCAAGGGCCTGTTGCCCGTACTCATCGCCAGCCTCGCCGGCCTCACCCTGCAACAGCAGGCCTGGGTAGGCGTGTGCGCCGTCCTCGGCCATCTGTTTCCGCTGTACTTCCGCTTTCGCGGTGGCAAGGGTGTCGCCACGGCGGCCGGCATGTTGCTGGGGATTTACCCTCCAGCGGCGTTACTGGCAGTGCTTGCCTGGCTGCTGACGTTCTACCTGACCCGCACCAGCTCGCTGGCCGCATTGATCGCCACGCCGCTCACCCTGCCCTTGCTGGCCTGGCAAGCGCCGGCAGCGCTGTTGCCGATGAGCGTGTTGACCCTGCTGATCGTCTGGCGCCACCGCGGCAATTTACGCGACCTGTTTGCCGGGCGCGAACGGCATTTTTAA
- the rpoD gene encoding RNA polymerase sigma factor RpoD: MSGKAQQQSRIKELITLGREQGYLTYAEVNDHLPEDISDPEQVEDIIRMINDMGINVFEVAPDKDSLMLADADTDEAAAEEAAAALAAVETDIGRTTDPVRMYMREMGTVELLTREGEIEIAKRIEEGIREVMGAIAHFPGTVDHILSEYTRVTTEGGRLSDVLSGYIDPDDGIAPPAAEVPPPVDPKAVKADDDTDDDEAEASTDDEDEVESGPDPIVAAQRFGAVSDQMEITRKALKKHGRGNKLAIAELIALAELFMPIKLVPKQFEGLVERVRSALERLRAQERAIMQLCVRDARMPRTDFLRQFPGNEVDESWTDALAKGKAKYAEAIGRLQPDIIRCQQKLTALQTETGLTIAEIKDINRRMSIGEAKARRAKKEMVEANLRLVISIAKKYTNRGLQFLDLIQEGNIGLMKAVDKFEYRRGYKFSTYATWWIRQAITRSIADQARTIRIPVHMIETINKLNRISRQMLQEMGREPTPEELGERMEMPEDKIRKVLKIAKEPISMETPIGDDEDSHLGDFIEDSTMQSPIDVATVESLKEATRDVLSGLTAREAKVLRMRFGIDMNTDHTLEEVGKQFDVTRERIRQIEAKALRKLRHPTRSEHLRSFLDE, translated from the coding sequence ATGTCCGGAAAAGCGCAACAGCAGTCTCGTATCAAAGAGTTGATCACACTCGGTCGTGAGCAGGGTTACCTGACTTACGCGGAGGTCAACGACCACCTGCCTGAGGATATTTCAGATCCAGAGCAGGTGGAAGACATCATCCGCATGATTAATGACATGGGGATCAACGTATTCGAGGTTGCGCCAGATAAGGATTCCCTTATGCTGGCCGACGCCGATACCGACGAAGCGGCGGCCGAAGAGGCAGCAGCAGCGTTGGCAGCAGTGGAGACCGATATCGGTCGCACGACGGACCCTGTGCGCATGTATATGCGCGAAATGGGTACGGTCGAGTTGCTGACACGCGAAGGCGAAATTGAAATCGCCAAGCGTATCGAAGAGGGCATCCGTGAAGTGATGGGCGCAATCGCGCACTTCCCTGGCACGGTTGACCACATTCTCTCCGAGTACACCCGCGTCACCACCGAAGGTGGTCGCCTGTCTGACGTCTTGAGCGGTTACATCGACCCGGACGACGGCATTGCGCCGCCTGCCGCCGAAGTACCGCCGCCAGTCGACCCGAAGGCGGTTAAAGCTGACGACGACACTGATGACGACGAGGCTGAAGCCAGCACCGACGACGAAGATGAAGTCGAAAGCGGCCCGGACCCAATCGTCGCTGCCCAGCGTTTCGGTGCGGTTTCCGATCAAATGGAAATCACCCGCAAGGCCCTGAAAAAGCACGGTCGTGGCAACAAGCTGGCAATCGCCGAGCTGATAGCCCTGGCTGAGCTGTTCATGCCGATCAAGCTGGTGCCGAAGCAATTCGAAGGCCTGGTTGAGCGTGTTCGCAGTGCCCTTGAGCGTCTGCGTGCCCAAGAGCGCGCAATCATGCAGCTCTGTGTACGTGATGCACGCATGCCGCGTACTGACTTCCTGCGCCAGTTCCCGGGCAACGAAGTTGACGAAAGCTGGACCGACGCACTGGCCAAAGGCAAGGCAAAATACGCCGAAGCCATTGGTCGCCTGCAGCCCGACATCATCCGTTGCCAGCAGAAGCTGACTGCGCTGCAGACCGAAACCGGTCTGACGATTGCCGAGATCAAGGACATCAACCGTCGCATGTCGATCGGTGAGGCCAAGGCCCGCCGCGCGAAGAAAGAGATGGTTGAAGCGAACTTGCGTCTGGTGATCTCCATCGCCAAGAAGTACACCAACCGTGGCCTGCAATTCCTCGATCTGATCCAGGAAGGCAACATCGGCTTGATGAAGGCTGTGGACAAGTTCGAATACCGTCGCGGCTACAAGTTCTCGACTTATGCCACCTGGTGGATCCGTCAGGCGATCACTCGCTCGATCGCCGACCAGGCCCGCACCATCCGTATTCCGGTGCACATGATCGAGACCATCAACAAGCTCAACCGTATTTCCCGGCAGATGTTGCAGGAAATGGGTCGCGAACCGACCCCGGAAGAGCTGGGCGAACGCATGGAAATGCCTGAGGATAAAATCCGCAAGGTATTGAAGATCGCTAAAGAGCCGATCTCCATGGAAACGCCGATTGGTGATGACGAAGACTCCCACTTGGGTGACTTCATCGAAGACTCGACTATGCAGTCGCCTATCGATGTCGCCACTGTTGAGAGCTTGAAAGAAGCGACTCGCGACGTACTGTCCGGCCTCACTGCCCGTGAAGCCAAGGTACTGCGCATGCGTTTCGGCATCGACATGAATACCGACCACACCCTTGAGGAAGTCGGTAAGCAGTTTGACGTGACCCGCGAGCGGATCCGTCAGATCGAAGCCAAGGCGCTGCGCAAGTTGCGCCACCCGACGCGAAGCGAGCATCTACGCTCCTTCCTCGACGAGTGA
- the folB gene encoding dihydroneopterin aldolase produces MDRVFIEGLEVDTVIGAYDWERGIKQCLRLDLSFAWDNRPAAAGDDLTLALDYASVSARIQAFAEQSQYQLVETFAERLAEVLMSEFQIPWLHLKLTKPGAVPAAKGVGVEIERGCR; encoded by the coding sequence TTGGACAGAGTGTTTATCGAAGGCCTGGAAGTCGACACCGTGATCGGGGCCTACGACTGGGAGCGCGGCATCAAGCAATGCCTGCGCCTGGACCTGAGTTTTGCCTGGGACAATCGCCCGGCCGCGGCCGGTGACGACCTGACCCTGGCGCTCGATTACGCCAGCGTGTCCGCGCGTATCCAGGCCTTTGCCGAGCAGTCCCAGTACCAACTGGTGGAAACCTTTGCCGAGCGTCTGGCCGAAGTGCTGATGAGCGAATTCCAGATTCCTTGGCTGCACCTCAAATTGACCAAGCCAGGCGCCGTGCCGGCAGCCAAAGGCGTGGGCGTGGAGATCGAGCGCGGATGTCGCTAA
- the dnaG gene encoding DNA primase yields MAGLIPQSFIDDLLNRTDIVDVVSSRVQMKKAGKNYTACCPFHKEKTPSFSVSPDKQFYYCFGCGAGGNALGFIMDHDNLDFPQAVEELAKAAGMEIPREESGRPHKPRQPTDSPLYPLLTAAADFYRQALKSHPQRKAAVEYLKGRGLTGEIARDFGLGFAPPGWDNLYKHLSSDTLQQKAMIDAGLLVENAETGKRYDRFRDRVMFPIRDSRGRIIAFGGRVLGDDKPKYLNSPETPVFHKGQELYGLFEARKNNRNLDEIIVVEGYMDVIALAQQGLRNAVATLGTATSEEHMKRLFRVVPNVLFCFDGDQAGRNAAWRALEATLSSLQDGRRARFLFLPEGEDPDTLVRSEGTDAFRARINQHAQPLADYFFQQLTEEADPRSLEGKAHMATLAAPLIDKVPGANLKSLMRMRLLEITGLSGEAVSQLVHNAPQNAPPAYDPGMDYDAMPDYSDFHQPQDAFTPQQEWTPKKPGAGGKKWDKKPWSKNGKRGDRDEAYAPRTPVAVEAPTLIALRTLIHHPQLAKKVESADHFANESNTYAQVLIALIGAVQKNPKLNSIQLMARWHGTEQGRLLRALAEKEWLIDGDNLEQQFLDTITRLSAGQHTQTLDELIKRARQPGLSAEEQIQIAKQMRDLLKQNVSASNPTSAGA; encoded by the coding sequence ATGGCCGGGCTAATTCCCCAGAGCTTTATTGACGACCTTCTGAACCGCACCGACATCGTCGATGTTGTCAGCTCTCGCGTGCAAATGAAGAAGGCTGGCAAGAACTACACCGCCTGCTGCCCGTTCCACAAAGAAAAAACCCCCTCGTTCAGCGTCAGCCCCGACAAGCAGTTCTACTACTGCTTCGGCTGCGGCGCGGGCGGCAATGCCCTCGGCTTCATCATGGACCACGACAACCTGGACTTCCCCCAGGCCGTCGAGGAACTGGCGAAAGCCGCGGGCATGGAAATACCTCGCGAAGAAAGTGGCCGCCCGCACAAGCCGCGCCAACCCACCGACTCGCCGCTGTACCCGCTGCTGACGGCCGCTGCCGACTTCTACCGTCAGGCGCTTAAAAGCCATCCGCAGCGCAAGGCCGCCGTTGAGTACCTCAAGGGTCGCGGCCTCACCGGTGAAATCGCCCGGGACTTCGGCCTGGGTTTCGCGCCGCCCGGCTGGGACAACCTGTACAAGCACCTGAGCAGCGACACCCTGCAGCAGAAAGCCATGATCGACGCTGGCCTGCTGGTGGAAAACGCCGAGACCGGCAAGCGCTATGACCGTTTCCGCGACCGCGTGATGTTCCCGATCCGCGACAGCCGTGGCCGGATCATCGCGTTCGGTGGCCGCGTACTCGGCGACGACAAGCCCAAGTACCTGAACTCCCCGGAAACCCCGGTGTTTCATAAGGGCCAGGAGCTCTACGGGCTGTTCGAAGCGCGCAAAAACAACCGCAACCTCGATGAAATCATCGTGGTTGAAGGCTATATGGACGTGATCGCGCTCGCCCAGCAAGGCCTGCGTAACGCCGTGGCCACCCTGGGCACCGCCACCAGCGAAGAACACATGAAACGCCTGTTTCGCGTGGTGCCCAACGTACTGTTCTGTTTCGACGGTGACCAGGCCGGCCGCAACGCCGCCTGGCGCGCACTCGAAGCCACGCTGTCGAGCCTGCAGGATGGCCGCCGTGCGCGCTTCCTGTTCCTACCCGAAGGCGAAGACCCGGACACCCTGGTGCGCTCCGAAGGTACCGACGCGTTCCGTGCGCGCATCAATCAACACGCGCAACCACTGGCGGACTATTTCTTCCAGCAATTGACCGAAGAAGCCGACCCGCGCTCGCTCGAAGGCAAGGCCCATATGGCTACCCTCGCAGCACCGCTGATCGACAAAGTGCCGGGCGCCAACCTGAAATCACTGATGCGCATGCGCCTGCTGGAAATCACCGGTTTGAGCGGTGAAGCCGTCAGCCAGCTGGTGCACAACGCACCACAAAATGCGCCACCGGCGTACGACCCGGGCATGGATTACGACGCCATGCCGGACTATTCAGACTTCCACCAACCGCAGGATGCGTTCACGCCCCAGCAGGAGTGGACACCGAAGAAACCCGGCGCCGGCGGCAAGAAATGGGATAAGAAACCCTGGAGCAAGAACGGCAAACGCGGCGACCGCGATGAAGCCTACGCGCCACGTACGCCAGTGGCGGTGGAAGCACCGACGCTTATTGCGTTGCGCACGCTTATCCACCACCCGCAATTGGCCAAGAAGGTCGAGAGCGCTGATCATTTTGCCAACGAAAGCAACACCTATGCGCAGGTACTGATCGCCTTGATCGGGGCGGTACAGAAAAATCCTAAGCTAAACTCAATTCAGCTTATGGCTCGTTGGCATGGCACCGAACAAGGCCGCCTCTTGAGAGCACTCGCAGAAAAGGAGTGGCTAATTGACGGCGATAACCTTGAACAACAGTTTTTAGACACCATTACTAGGTTATCCGCGGGTCAGCATACGCAGACCCTCGACGAACTCATCAAAAGAGCAAGACAGCCGGGATTGTCGGCTGAAGAGCAAATTCAGATAGCAAAACAGATGCGCGACCTCTTAAAACAGAATGTTTCCGCATCAAACCCGACCTCAGCTGGCGCGTGA
- a CDS encoding SpoVR family protein, which translates to MTAKKEHKRQPISTGSEWTFELIQAYDREISRIAAGYALDTYPNQIEVITAEQMMDAYASVGMPLGYHHWSYGKHFLSTEKSYTRGQMGLAYEIVINSDPCIAYLMEENTICMQALVVAHACYGHNSFFKGNYLFRTWTDASSIIDYLVFAKQYIMQCEERHGIDAVEDLLDSCHALMNYGVDRYKRPYPISAEEERLRQKEREEHLQKQINDLWRTIPKRAGKNSDKDNARFPAEPQENILYFLEKHAPLLEPWQREIVRIVRKIAQYFYPQRQTQVMNEGWATFWHYTLMNDLYDEGLVTDGFMMEFLTSHTSVVFQPGFDSPYYSGINHYALGFAMYRDIRRMCEHPTEEDRRWFPEIAGSDWLSTIKFAMSSFKDESFILQYLSPQVIRDLKLFSIMDDDLKDDLVVPAIHDEPGYRTIRETLAAQYNLGNREPNVQIYSIDVRGDRSLTLRHQQHDRKPLGESTEEVLKHLHRLWGFDIHLETLQGDQVMKTHHVPPRSDHNDNDYGRLDLAVVHL; encoded by the coding sequence ATGACCGCCAAAAAAGAGCATAAGCGCCAACCCATTTCCACCGGGTCCGAGTGGACCTTTGAACTGATCCAGGCCTATGACCGGGAAATCAGCCGTATCGCGGCCGGTTATGCTCTGGACACTTACCCCAACCAGATCGAAGTGATCACCGCCGAACAGATGATGGATGCCTATGCCTCGGTGGGTATGCCTTTGGGCTATCACCATTGGTCCTATGGCAAACACTTCCTCAGCACTGAGAAGTCCTACACGCGTGGCCAGATGGGTTTGGCCTACGAGATCGTGATCAACTCCGACCCGTGCATCGCCTACCTGATGGAAGAAAACACCATCTGCATGCAGGCACTGGTGGTGGCGCACGCGTGCTACGGGCACAACAGCTTCTTCAAGGGTAACTACCTGTTCCGCACCTGGACCGATGCCAGCTCGATCATCGATTACCTGGTGTTCGCCAAGCAGTACATCATGCAGTGCGAGGAACGCCACGGCATCGATGCAGTGGAGGATTTGCTCGATTCCTGCCACGCCCTGATGAATTACGGGGTCGACCGCTACAAACGCCCATACCCGATTTCCGCCGAGGAAGAACGCCTGCGCCAGAAGGAGCGCGAGGAGCACCTGCAGAAGCAGATCAACGATTTGTGGCGCACCATTCCAAAGCGCGCCGGCAAGAACAGCGACAAAGACAATGCACGCTTCCCCGCCGAACCTCAGGAAAACATCCTGTACTTCCTGGAAAAACACGCGCCCCTGCTGGAGCCCTGGCAGCGCGAAATCGTGCGTATCGTGCGCAAGATCGCCCAGTACTTTTATCCACAGCGCCAGACCCAGGTAATGAACGAAGGCTGGGCGACGTTCTGGCACTACACCTTGATGAATGACCTGTACGACGAGGGCCTGGTCACGGACGGTTTCATGATGGAGTTCCTCACCTCCCATACCAGCGTGGTGTTCCAACCCGGCTTCGACAGCCCCTATTACAGCGGCATCAACCACTATGCGCTGGGCTTTGCCATGTACCGCGACATCCGGCGCATGTGCGAACACCCCACCGAAGAAGACCGCCGCTGGTTCCCGGAAATCGCCGGCAGCGATTGGCTGTCGACCATCAAGTTCGCCATGAGCAGCTTCAAGGACGAGAGTTTCATCCTGCAGTACCTGTCACCCCAGGTGATTCGCGACCTCAAGCTGTTCAGCATCATGGACGACGACCTCAAGGATGATCTGGTGGTGCCGGCCATCCACGACGAACCCGGCTACCGCACCATCCGTGAAACCCTGGCGGCGCAGTACAACCTGGGCAACCGCGAACCCAACGTTCAGATTTACAGCATCGATGTGCGCGGCGACCGCTCGCTGACCTTGCGTCACCAGCAGCACGACCGCAAACCCTTGGGCGAATCCACCGAGGAAGTGCTCAAGCACCTGCACCGGTTGTGGGGCTTCGACATTCACCTGGAAACCCTGCAGGGCGACCAAGTGATGAAGACTCACCACGTGCCACCGCGCAGCGATCACAACGACAACGACTACGGCCGCCTGGACTTGGCCGTCGTTCATCTCTGA
- a CDS encoding multifunctional CCA addition/repair protein, with protein MKIYTVGGAVRDRLLGIKVTDIDRVVVGATTEEMLAKGYKPVGADFPVFLDPKNGDEYALARTERKSGRGYGGFVFHASPEVTLEEDLIRRDLTINAIAEDDDGNLTDPYHGQSDLEARILRHVSPAFAEDPLRVLRVARFAARYAHLGFTVAPETLELMRQLSESGELEALTPERSWKEISRALMEDQPQVFIQVLRDCDALKTLMPEVNALFGVPQPEAHHPEIDTGLHTLSVLEQAALHKQPLTVRWACLLHDVGKGLTPVDKLPQHIAHEHTGLKLIKAVNERFKVPKDCQELALLVGQYHTHGHRALELKASTLLELLQSFDVYRRPQRFEEFVVSCEMDARGRKGLEQRSYPQADYLRGAAKVAREVAVAPLLEKGFKGPELGEALKRERLKALKTYKEH; from the coding sequence ATGAAAATCTACACAGTTGGCGGCGCGGTGCGTGATCGCCTGCTCGGCATCAAGGTCACTGACATCGACCGCGTTGTGGTCGGCGCGACCACTGAAGAAATGCTCGCCAAGGGCTACAAGCCGGTGGGCGCTGACTTCCCGGTATTCCTCGACCCGAAAAACGGCGATGAGTACGCCCTCGCCCGCACCGAACGCAAGAGTGGCCGGGGTTACGGCGGCTTTGTGTTTCATGCCAGCCCCGAGGTCACGCTGGAAGAAGACTTGATTCGTCGCGACCTGACCATCAACGCCATAGCTGAGGACGATGACGGCAACTTGACCGACCCGTACCACGGCCAGAGCGATTTGGAGGCGCGCATTTTGCGTCACGTTTCCCCGGCGTTCGCCGAAGATCCTCTGCGCGTATTGCGTGTTGCCCGCTTTGCGGCGCGTTATGCGCACCTGGGTTTCACGGTCGCTCCTGAGACGCTGGAATTGATGCGCCAGCTCAGCGAATCCGGCGAACTGGAAGCACTGACACCGGAACGCAGCTGGAAGGAAATTTCCCGGGCACTGATGGAAGATCAGCCACAGGTGTTTATTCAGGTGCTACGTGACTGCGATGCGCTGAAAACCCTGATGCCGGAAGTGAACGCGCTATTCGGCGTGCCACAGCCCGAGGCCCATCACCCCGAAATCGACACCGGCCTGCACACCTTGAGCGTGTTGGAACAGGCCGCCTTGCACAAACAACCGCTCACGGTGCGTTGGGCCTGCTTGCTGCATGACGTGGGCAAGGGCCTGACACCTGTGGATAAGTTGCCGCAGCATATTGCTCATGAGCATACGGGCTTGAAGCTGATCAAGGCGGTCAATGAGCGCTTCAAAGTGCCGAAGGACTGCCAGGAGCTGGCACTGCTGGTGGGCCAATATCACACTCATGGCCATCGAGCGCTGGAGCTAAAAGCTTCGACATTGCTGGAGTTGCTGCAGAGTTTCGACGTGTATCGCCGGCCGCAACGCTTTGAGGAATTCGTGGTGAGCTGTGAAATGGATGCGCGTGGCCGCAAGGGGCTTGAGCAACGAAGTTATCCACAGGCGGATTATTTACGTGGTGCGGCCAAGGTTGCGCGCGAAGTGGCGGTCGCGCCCCTGCTGGAGAAAGGCTTCAAAGGCCCGGAACTGGGCGAGGCGCTCAAGCGCGAACGGCTCAAAGCGCTGAAAACCTACAAGGAACACTAG
- the tsaD gene encoding tRNA (adenosine(37)-N6)-threonylcarbamoyltransferase complex transferase subunit TsaD — protein sequence MLVLGLETSCDETGVALYDSERGLLADALFSQIDLHRAYGGVVPELASRDHVKRMLPLIRQVLDEAGCVPTEIDAIAYTAGPGLVGALLVGASCAQALAFAWGIPALGVHHMEGHLLAPMLEKTPPQFPFVALLVSGGHTQLVQVDGIGQYTLLGESLDDAAGEAFDKTAKMMGLNYPGGPEIARLAEKGVPGRYTFPRPMCDRPGLMFSFSGLKTSALNTWQQSVSAGDDSEQARCDIALAFQQAVVETLTIKCKRALKQAGMKRLVIAGGVSANKALRTSLEKMLGDMQGDVFYARPEFCTDNGAMIAYAGCQRLQAGQHESLAISVQARWPMEQLSPL from the coding sequence ATGCTAGTACTGGGACTTGAAACCTCCTGCGACGAAACCGGTGTCGCACTTTACGACAGTGAACGCGGGCTTTTGGCCGATGCACTGTTCAGCCAGATCGACCTGCACCGCGCCTATGGCGGCGTGGTGCCGGAGCTCGCCAGCCGTGATCACGTCAAACGCATGCTGCCGTTGATTCGCCAGGTGCTGGACGAGGCTGGCTGCGTGCCGACCGAGATTGACGCGATTGCCTACACCGCCGGCCCCGGATTGGTCGGAGCCCTGCTGGTTGGGGCCTCTTGCGCCCAGGCGCTGGCGTTTGCCTGGGGCATTCCGGCCCTCGGCGTGCACCATATGGAAGGCCATTTACTGGCGCCTATGTTGGAAAAAACACCGCCGCAGTTCCCGTTCGTCGCTTTGTTGGTGTCGGGTGGGCATACGCAGCTGGTTCAGGTCGATGGGATCGGCCAATACACACTGTTGGGCGAGTCTTTGGACGATGCCGCCGGTGAAGCGTTCGACAAAACCGCGAAGATGATGGGCCTCAATTATCCCGGCGGCCCGGAAATCGCGCGCCTTGCCGAAAAAGGCGTCCCAGGCCGCTACACCTTCCCGCGCCCAATGTGTGATCGCCCGGGCCTGATGTTCAGCTTCAGTGGTTTGAAAACGTCTGCGCTGAACACCTGGCAGCAGAGCGTCAGCGCCGGGGACGACAGTGAGCAAGCCCGTTGCGACATCGCACTGGCGTTCCAGCAGGCCGTGGTGGAGACTTTGACCATCAAGTGCAAGCGTGCCCTGAAACAGGCGGGCATGAAGCGCCTGGTGATCGCAGGCGGCGTCAGCGCTAACAAAGCCTTGCGCACCTCGCTGGAAAAAATGCTCGGCGACATGCAGGGCGATGTGTTCTATGCGCGCCCTGAGTTTTGCACCGACAACGGCGCGATGATCGCCTATGCCGGTTGCCAGCGCCTGCAGGCCGGGCAGCATGAAAGCCTGGCGATCAGCGTGCAGGCGCGCTGGCCGATGGAGCAACTGTCGCCGCTGTAG